The proteins below come from a single Oryzomicrobium terrae genomic window:
- a CDS encoding autotransporter domain-containing protein produces MPLIGCSTSGNVAALQCGPTDIQMQGNAGNSSLTVTDVTARSVAVLSNPSASGPFTQTLTITGTTVLNRSDYPAVYMYSSQSGWNANLLIGSGVTITSAGPFGAVWLRSESTDTSTRNDIHVDSAATVTSFGANSDGITATSNNGAVSVINRGTVSSAGGRGLYADGGSASLTPVEVSITNLGAVNAYQAGARAIDYRGTARIDNQGTVRSTTRQGLIAWSASGGAEITNSGTVVADHYDAVVAAGTGGDVAVMNSGSITANRNMNLAQVSPDFHGISAYSDGTGTVSVTNTASGTISARYDAGMAAASAQGAISMVNAGRITALTGLLAESNSGRVDITNSGSITTSGIGIQVSSASAGSVVNTGTVASANTAVLVAYGVALDVSNRAGGTMLGNLALGNLANLNNAGMLYLKQNVDAANPVATGSAVASSVGGTFTQASTGLLGIAVSSNNSYSTLAVGGAANLGGTIAVDVKPAYSGAQVSNVITANGGVTDNGLRVTDNSLRYAFSALFRSNGVDLVASDTGMTSISSAVSAQSPGAQGAAQVWDRLLVNGTSSPELSRVLNNILSSTSAGEVTAKVQQTLPLLTGNTLNLANNTLGSVNAAVQSRVDAVRGIASGDAPGADRHFWLTPFATHSRQDNDGGVAGYSSNTSGFALGADSAIGANTDLGLGFAYAKTDVSSNASSVSQSANIDLFQLMLYGRHNLGADTDLLFQVDAGRLRNEGIRKIDLAGLKATSRYDSNTAHAGIGLDRRVLLGANTTFTPSIRLDYTWVEDPSYREKGAGGLNLQVRGRSTDAFVLGIDGKVAHKISDRFTATANLGVGYDFFNRDASITAAYAGAPDAAFVTHGIRPSAWLQRGGAGLRYTTGNGSEIVARYDVSHRQNFLSQTASVRLHWWF; encoded by the coding sequence GTGCCGCTGATCGGTTGCAGCACCTCCGGCAACGTGGCTGCGTTGCAATGCGGGCCGACCGACATCCAGATGCAGGGCAACGCCGGCAACTCCTCGCTGACAGTGACCGACGTGACGGCCCGCTCGGTTGCGGTACTGAGCAATCCTTCTGCATCGGGTCCCTTTACCCAGACCCTGACCATCACCGGCACCACGGTGCTGAACCGTAGCGACTACCCCGCGGTGTACATGTACTCCAGCCAGTCTGGATGGAACGCCAACCTGCTGATCGGCTCCGGTGTGACGATCACCTCGGCGGGCCCCTTCGGTGCCGTCTGGCTGCGCTCGGAAAGCACCGACACGAGCACCCGCAACGACATCCACGTGGACAGCGCTGCCACCGTCACCAGCTTTGGTGCCAATTCCGATGGCATTACCGCAACGTCCAATAATGGCGCCGTATCGGTGATCAACCGCGGCACCGTATCTTCGGCCGGCGGTCGTGGTCTCTATGCCGATGGCGGTTCGGCCAGCCTCACGCCGGTCGAGGTGAGCATCACTAACCTGGGTGCCGTCAACGCCTATCAGGCTGGTGCTCGGGCCATTGACTATCGGGGAACTGCGCGTATCGACAACCAAGGTACCGTGCGATCCACCACCCGTCAGGGCTTGATCGCCTGGTCTGCCAGCGGGGGCGCGGAAATTACCAACAGTGGCACCGTGGTCGCCGACCACTATGACGCGGTGGTGGCGGCGGGCACGGGAGGGGACGTGGCAGTGATGAACAGCGGCAGCATCACGGCCAACCGCAACATGAACTTGGCCCAGGTCAGCCCGGACTTCCACGGTATTAGTGCCTACTCCGACGGCACTGGCACGGTCAGCGTGACCAACACGGCCAGCGGAACTATCAGTGCACGTTACGACGCGGGTATGGCCGCTGCCAGTGCCCAAGGCGCGATCAGCATGGTCAATGCCGGTCGCATCACCGCCCTCACCGGCCTGCTCGCCGAATCGAACAGTGGGCGGGTGGACATCACCAACAGCGGTTCCATCACCACCAGCGGTATCGGTATTCAGGTGAGCAGCGCCAGCGCTGGCAGCGTGGTAAACACCGGCACCGTGGCCAGCGCTAACACCGCAGTACTGGTTGCCTATGGCGTGGCGCTGGATGTAAGCAACCGTGCGGGAGGGACGATGCTGGGCAACCTGGCCTTGGGCAACCTGGCCAACCTGAACAACGCAGGCATGCTGTACCTGAAGCAGAACGTAGATGCAGCCAATCCCGTTGCAACCGGCTCGGCAGTGGCGAGCAGCGTGGGGGGGACTTTTACTCAGGCCTCGACCGGCCTGCTCGGGATAGCCGTCTCCAGCAACAACAGTTACAGCACCCTGGCCGTCGGCGGTGCCGCCAACCTGGGGGGTACCATCGCTGTCGACGTCAAGCCTGCCTACAGCGGCGCCCAAGTGAGCAACGTAATCACCGCCAACGGGGGGGTGACCGACAACGGTCTGCGCGTAACCGACAACTCCCTACGCTATGCCTTTTCCGCGTTGTTCCGTAGCAATGGGGTGGACCTGGTGGCAAGCGACACGGGGATGACTTCGATCAGTAGCGCCGTCTCTGCGCAGTCACCCGGTGCGCAGGGTGCCGCTCAGGTCTGGGACCGATTGTTGGTCAATGGCACAAGTTCGCCCGAACTGTCCCGGGTGTTGAATAACATCCTCAGCAGCACCAGCGCGGGGGAAGTGACGGCCAAAGTCCAGCAAACTCTTCCCCTCCTGACAGGTAATACATTGAATTTGGCCAACAATACCCTCGGCAGCGTCAACGCAGCGGTTCAGTCACGGGTGGATGCGGTGCGGGGTATCGCCTCGGGAGACGCCCCGGGCGCTGACCGTCATTTCTGGCTTACCCCCTTCGCCACCCATTCACGTCAAGACAACGATGGCGGTGTGGCGGGTTACAGCAGCAACACGAGCGGGTTCGCCCTGGGTGCCGACAGCGCCATCGGTGCAAACACCGACCTGGGATTGGGCTTCGCCTATGCCAAGACGGATGTTTCCAGCAATGCTTCCAGCGTAAGCCAAAGTGCCAACATCGATCTCTTTCAGCTCATGCTTTATGGGCGCCACAATCTGGGCGCCGATACCGACCTCCTGTTCCAGGTTGATGCGGGTCGGCTGCGCAATGAAGGGATTCGAAAGATCGATCTCGCTGGCTTGAAGGCAACGTCGCGCTACGACAGCAATACGGCACACGCGGGTATCGGGCTGGACCGACGTGTCCTCCTTGGCGCAAACACCACATTCACGCCCTCGATCCGGCTCGATTACACGTGGGTGGAAGATCCGTCGTACCGCGAAAAAGGGGCCGGTGGCCTCAATCTGCAAGTGCGGGGGCGAAGCACCGATGCCTTCGTGCTCGGCATCGATGGCAAGGTCGCTCACAAGATCAGCGATCGATTCACGGCGACTGCGAACTTGGGCGTGGGATACGATTTCTTCAATCGTGATGCCTCAATCACCGCCGCCTATGCCGGCGCTCCGGATGCTGCCTTCGTAACCCACGGAATACGCCCATCGGCATGGTTGCAACGGGGGGGGGCCGGGCTGCGCTACACCACGGGGAATGGTTCGGAAATTGTTGCCCGCTATGATGTCTCGCACCGCCAAAACTTTCTCAGCCAGACGGCTTCCGTGCGGCTGCATTGGTGGTTCTAA
- a CDS encoding copper resistance protein NlpE N-terminal domain-containing protein → MILRPNAVPACSLAGFALALGMVALVPAAQAVAPVDSIATLRTRYAGTLPCADCAGIRMDLTLIDEAETGKPREFRLKETYLGARDGERSFTSHGSYSIVREAQRTTLWLTPQVRDLSQARESRRGFVFDGIGGNGGNGGKASLTLLDRAGKRIVSSLNYRLDRLPPRSVVLPRHGEIPLPVRFDGDDADGTGGNDLALDLREDGTFVFRVATGGGTPAYTDFGTFRFNAAGTRLVLTGGAEAPHRFGVVDSRTLLRLDNRGRVERPTRDLRTVDYAEVEDALHLVGQFTSLADAPRFSECASGRSWPVAMSGDYPALEKAYTARRAQLKLKPGTALQATVLARLVSRPGMEDGQPDQATLVVEKFERLDGLHPCPVKGRHRH, encoded by the coding sequence ATGATCCTTCGCCCCAACGCTGTTCCGGCCTGCTCCCTGGCGGGTTTCGCCCTGGCCCTGGGCATGGTCGCCCTGGTTCCGGCGGCCCAGGCGGTTGCGCCGGTGGATAGCATCGCCACGTTGCGCACCCGCTATGCGGGCACCCTGCCCTGCGCCGATTGCGCCGGCATCCGCATGGACCTGACCCTGATCGACGAGGCCGAAACCGGCAAGCCCCGGGAATTCCGCCTCAAGGAAACCTACCTGGGCGCCCGGGACGGCGAGCGGAGCTTCACCTCCCACGGCAGCTACAGCATCGTCCGGGAGGCTCAGCGGACCACGCTGTGGCTTACCCCACAGGTACGGGATCTGTCCCAGGCCCGGGAGAGCCGGCGCGGCTTCGTTTTCGATGGCATCGGCGGCAATGGTGGCAATGGTGGCAAGGCCAGCCTGACCCTGCTCGACCGTGCCGGAAAGCGCATCGTCTCATCCCTCAACTACCGGCTGGACCGTCTTCCGCCGCGCAGCGTGGTCCTCCCCCGGCACGGTGAAATCCCCCTGCCGGTACGTTTCGACGGCGACGATGCGGACGGCACCGGCGGCAACGACCTGGCCCTGGATCTGCGCGAAGACGGCACTTTCGTCTTTCGCGTCGCCACCGGGGGCGGGACGCCGGCCTATACCGATTTCGGCACGTTCCGCTTCAATGCCGCCGGCACCCGCCTGGTGCTGACCGGCGGCGCCGAGGCCCCCCACCGCTTCGGCGTGGTCGACAGCCGCACCCTGCTGCGCCTCGACAACCGGGGCCGGGTGGAGCGTCCGACCCGGGATCTGCGTACGGTGGACTACGCCGAGGTGGAAGATGCGCTGCACCTGGTTGGCCAGTTCACCTCTCTGGCCGATGCGCCCCGCTTCAGCGAATGTGCCAGCGGCCGCAGCTGGCCGGTGGCCATGAGCGGGGATTATCCGGCCTTGGAAAAGGCCTACACGGCCCGCCGCGCCCAGCTCAAGCTCAAGCCTGGCACGGCCCTGCAAGCGACGGTACTGGCGCGCCTGGTGTCCCGGCCGGGAATGGAAGACGGTCAGCCGGACCAGGCGACCCTGGTGGTGGAAAAGTTCGAGCGCCTCGACGGCCTCCACCCCTGCCCGGTCAAGGGGCGCCATAGGCATTGA
- a CDS encoding GNAT family N-acetyltransferase, producing the protein MTSPLPHSSHEVVIRLMTADDLPAVLAIQARCYHADLHESAATFAAKLRHSGDTCWVACDGTNRQLAYLFAQPAAYLHPPRLDSALDGDPTAARKANTGADLVLHLHDLAVDRAARGMALGDRLVTRAFAAAREAGLTRLSLVAVQQSGAFWGRFGFAAPDHPLPQGFTEELASYGGDACYLVAPAI; encoded by the coding sequence ATGACTTCTCCCCTGCCCCATTCCAGCCACGAGGTCGTCATTCGCCTGATGACGGCCGACGACCTGCCGGCGGTGCTGGCCATCCAGGCCCGTTGTTACCACGCCGACCTGCATGAATCCGCCGCCACCTTCGCGGCCAAGTTGCGCCACAGCGGCGACACCTGCTGGGTGGCCTGTGATGGCACCAACCGCCAGCTCGCCTACCTGTTCGCCCAGCCAGCGGCCTACCTGCACCCGCCGCGCCTGGACAGCGCTCTCGACGGCGACCCTACTGCTGCCCGGAAAGCCAATACTGGCGCGGACCTTGTCCTGCACTTGCACGACCTGGCAGTGGATCGCGCCGCCCGGGGTATGGCCCTGGGCGACCGGCTAGTGACCCGCGCCTTCGCCGCCGCGCGGGAGGCCGGCTTGACACGGCTTTCCCTGGTGGCGGTGCAACAGTCCGGGGCGTTCTGGGGGCGCTTTGGTTTTGCGGCGCCGGATCATCCCCTGCCTCAAGGTTTTACCGAGGAATTGGCAAGTTATGGCGGCGATGCCTGCTATCTGGTGGCGCCGGCTATCTGA
- a CDS encoding energy-coupling factor ABC transporter permease, giving the protein MEGFLPIEHAVGWSIASAPFVAWGIRSVNRRIRENPEQRMLLGVAAAFTFVLSALKLPSVTGSCSHPTGTGLGAVLFGPAAMAPIGAVVLLFQALLLAHGGLTTLGANLFSMAIVGPFAAYGIFQLARRLKASFAVSIFLAASLADLLTYVTTSVQLAWAFPDPVGGFTVSFLKFAGIFAITQIPLAISEGLLTVVIFNALARFNPQELRDMQVLGKPEAQA; this is encoded by the coding sequence ATGGAAGGCTTTCTGCCCATCGAACATGCCGTGGGCTGGAGCATTGCGTCCGCCCCCTTCGTGGCTTGGGGTATCCGCTCCGTCAACCGCCGCATCCGCGAAAATCCCGAACAGCGCATGCTGCTGGGGGTGGCCGCCGCCTTCACCTTCGTGCTCTCGGCCCTCAAGCTGCCTTCCGTCACCGGCAGCTGTTCCCACCCCACCGGCACGGGCCTGGGCGCCGTGCTCTTCGGCCCCGCTGCCATGGCCCCCATCGGCGCCGTGGTGCTGCTCTTCCAGGCCCTGTTGCTGGCCCACGGCGGTCTAACCACCCTGGGCGCCAATCTCTTTTCCATGGCCATCGTCGGCCCCTTCGCCGCCTACGGTATCTTCCAGCTGGCGCGGCGCCTCAAGGCCTCCTTTGCTGTCAGCATCTTCCTCGCCGCCAGCCTGGCCGACCTGCTCACCTATGTGACCACCTCGGTACAGCTGGCCTGGGCCTTCCCCGACCCCGTGGGCGGTTTCACCGTTTCCTTCCTCAAGTTCGCCGGCATCTTCGCCATCACCCAGATTCCCCTGGCCATCAGCGAAGGCCTGCTCACCGTGGTGATTTTCAACGCCCTGGCCCGCTTCAACCCTCAGGAACTGCGCGACATGCAGGTTCTGGGCAAGCCGGAGGCCCAGGCATGA
- a CDS encoding energy-coupling factor ABC transporter substrate-binding protein → MKGRQNLLLLLAVVLLAALPLWLVEKPAPDALDAEGKPVEIFGGADGKAQELIGKINPDYQPWFQPLLEPASNEIASLLFALQAALGAGFIGYYLGSAVTREKLKREQEKQVDKARQASASEDNNRGKDAHAG, encoded by the coding sequence ATGAAGGGGCGCCAGAACCTCCTGCTGCTGCTCGCCGTAGTGCTGCTGGCTGCTTTACCCCTGTGGCTGGTGGAAAAGCCGGCGCCGGATGCGCTGGATGCGGAGGGCAAGCCGGTGGAGATCTTCGGCGGTGCCGACGGCAAGGCCCAGGAGCTCATCGGCAAAATCAACCCGGACTACCAGCCCTGGTTCCAGCCCCTGCTGGAACCGGCCAGCAACGAAATCGCCTCCCTGCTCTTCGCCCTCCAGGCGGCCCTGGGCGCCGGCTTCATCGGCTACTACCTGGGCAGCGCCGTGACCCGGGAAAAGCTGAAGCGGGAGCAGGAGAAGCAAGTGGACAAGGCTCGCCAAGCCTCCGCCAGCGAAGACAACAATCGCGGCAAGGACGCCCATGCTGGTTGA
- a CDS encoding L,D-transpeptidase: MRIRISLARQMLELLDDTGRPLAAYAVSTAARGAGEQRGSYQTPRGRHLIRAKIGAGLPANTVFVGRRPTGEIWTPELGAQQPERDWILSRILWLSGCEPGRNRLGGCDSMRRYIYIHGTADEHLLGQPASHGCIRMANADVIDLFERVPAYTPVEIVDDLADDAPAMPDGNVA; this comes from the coding sequence CTGCGCATCCGCATCTCCCTGGCCCGCCAGATGCTGGAACTGCTCGATGACACCGGCCGGCCGCTGGCGGCCTACGCCGTCTCCACCGCCGCCCGGGGCGCCGGGGAGCAGCGCGGCAGCTACCAGACCCCGCGCGGGCGCCATCTGATCCGGGCCAAGATCGGTGCCGGGCTGCCGGCGAACACTGTGTTCGTCGGGCGGCGTCCCACCGGTGAGATTTGGACCCCCGAGCTGGGCGCGCAGCAGCCGGAACGGGACTGGATTCTCAGCCGCATCCTCTGGCTGTCCGGCTGCGAACCGGGACGCAACCGGCTCGGCGGCTGCGATTCCATGCGCCGCTACATTTACATCCACGGCACCGCCGACGAGCACCTGCTCGGCCAGCCCGCCTCCCACGGCTGCATCCGCATGGCCAATGCCGACGTGATCGACCTGTTCGAGCGGGTTCCCGCGTATACGCCGGTGGAGATCGTCGATGACCTGGCGGACGATGCGCCCGCCATGCCGGACGGCAACGTCGCCTGA
- a CDS encoding PhoX family protein, translating to MKFFDNDCISNDSPNPILSKFVQASRRHFLLGGISATALAGMGVSLPTLAAQAAASAGRVMRGKAGPTIGFLPVGVSQKDLVQVPNDYQVQVLYAWGDPISDGPAFKPDASNSAEDQALQAGMHHDGMHFFPFVKDGKPVSDRGLLVLNHEYVDDGLLHPGGMSGWSAAKVAKSQAAHGVSVVEVRKQGNRWEVVRPSKYARRVTAATPIWLSGPVAGSDWVKTAADPKGHLAFGTFNNCAMGVTPWGTYLTCEENFNNYFEGSAKPTNGAGALEKRYGIKKGGSIYRWNEFDARFDLNQHPNEANRFGWVVEIDPWNPMKPPVKRTALGRIKHEGATVTLAKDGRVVVYMGDDERFEYLYKYVSKDRYDPARPGANADLLDRGTLYVARFGEDGKGRWLPLVHGRPGLTSDNGFADQAEVLVKTRLAADAVGATKMDRPEWIAVHPVTGEVYCSLTNNTKRGAADAAATDKANPRTDNVYGHIIRWRDEGGAAGESFGWDIFALAGDPANPDPAKRGNIKGDAFGSPDGLWFDPEGRLWIQTDVSTSVLNQGDYANLGNNQMLCADVETGQIKRFLTGPKGCEITGITRTPDGSTLFINIQHPGENPLERSDPANPTAISAWPANQFGDVTGGRPRSATIAISRKDGKVVGV from the coding sequence ATGAAATTCTTCGATAACGATTGCATCAGCAACGACAGCCCCAACCCCATCCTCAGCAAGTTCGTCCAGGCCTCGCGCCGCCACTTCCTGCTCGGTGGCATTTCCGCCACCGCCCTGGCCGGCATGGGCGTTTCCCTGCCTACCCTGGCGGCCCAGGCGGCGGCCAGCGCCGGGCGGGTGATGCGCGGCAAGGCCGGCCCGACCATTGGCTTCCTCCCCGTCGGCGTCTCCCAAAAGGACTTGGTACAGGTACCCAATGACTACCAGGTGCAGGTGCTGTATGCCTGGGGCGATCCGATTTCCGATGGCCCGGCCTTCAAGCCTGACGCTTCCAACAGCGCCGAAGACCAGGCCCTCCAGGCCGGCATGCACCACGACGGCATGCACTTCTTTCCCTTCGTCAAGGACGGCAAGCCCGTCTCCGACCGGGGCCTGCTGGTGCTGAACCACGAATACGTGGATGACGGCCTGCTCCATCCGGGCGGCATGAGCGGCTGGAGTGCCGCCAAGGTAGCCAAATCCCAGGCTGCTCACGGCGTTTCGGTGGTGGAAGTGCGCAAGCAGGGCAACCGTTGGGAGGTGGTGCGCCCCTCCAAATACGCCCGTCGCGTCACCGCCGCGACGCCGATCTGGCTGTCCGGCCCGGTGGCCGGCTCCGACTGGGTCAAGACCGCCGCCGACCCCAAGGGGCACCTGGCCTTCGGCACCTTCAACAACTGCGCTATGGGCGTCACCCCCTGGGGCACCTACCTGACCTGTGAAGAGAACTTCAACAACTACTTCGAAGGCTCGGCCAAGCCGACCAACGGCGCCGGTGCCCTGGAAAAGCGCTACGGCATCAAGAAGGGCGGCAGCATCTACCGCTGGAACGAGTTCGATGCCCGCTTCGACCTGAACCAGCACCCCAACGAAGCCAACCGCTTCGGCTGGGTGGTGGAGATCGACCCGTGGAACCCGATGAAGCCCCCGGTCAAACGCACCGCTCTGGGGCGCATCAAGCACGAGGGCGCCACCGTGACCCTGGCCAAGGACGGCCGAGTGGTGGTCTACATGGGCGACGACGAGCGCTTCGAGTACCTCTACAAGTACGTCTCCAAGGACCGCTACGATCCGGCCCGCCCCGGCGCCAACGCGGACCTGCTCGACCGGGGTACTCTCTACGTGGCCCGCTTCGGCGAGGACGGCAAGGGCCGCTGGCTGCCACTGGTGCACGGCCGCCCGGGTCTGACCAGCGACAACGGCTTCGCCGACCAGGCCGAGGTCCTGGTCAAGACCCGCCTCGCCGCCGATGCGGTGGGCGCCACCAAGATGGACCGGCCCGAGTGGATCGCCGTCCATCCGGTCACCGGCGAGGTGTATTGCTCCCTGACCAACAACACCAAGCGCGGCGCGGCCGACGCAGCGGCCACGGACAAGGCCAATCCCCGGACGGACAACGTCTACGGCCACATCATCCGCTGGCGCGACGAAGGCGGTGCGGCAGGGGAGAGCTTTGGCTGGGACATCTTCGCCCTGGCCGGCGATCCGGCCAACCCGGACCCGGCCAAGCGCGGCAACATCAAGGGCGACGCCTTTGGTAGCCCGGACGGCCTGTGGTTCGACCCGGAAGGCCGGCTGTGGATCCAGACCGACGTATCCACCTCGGTGCTCAACCAGGGCGATTACGCCAACCTGGGCAACAACCAGATGCTCTGCGCCGACGTGGAAACCGGCCAGATCAAACGCTTCCTCACCGGCCCCAAGGGTTGTGAGATCACCGGCATCACCCGCACCCCGGACGGCAGCACTCTGTTCATCAACATCCAGCACCCGGGCGAAAACCCCCTGGAGCGCAGCGACCCGGCCAACCCCACGGCCATCTCCGCCTGGCCGGCCAACCAGTTCGGCGACGTCACCGGCGGCCGGCCTCGCTCGGCCACCATCGCCATCTCGCGCAAGGATGGGAAGGTGGTGGGGGTGTAA
- the cobM gene encoding precorrin-4 C(11)-methyltransferase: MTPATLGKIWFVGAGPGDPDLITVKGRRLLEQAGAILFAGSLVDQAATLYAPEGCDIRDSKDMTLEEMTAWLLDAARRHETVIRLQTGDPGLYGALVEMTRPLDAAGVSWAVVPGVSSALASAAAAGETLTLPEVTQTVILTRVAGRTPMPPGEELEALAAHRSTLCIFLSITLLHEVQRALLAAGWPEDAPILVVQKASWPGQEKIVRGTIADIKKKCQAEKIAAQTMIIASPALGARDWEDIARSKLYDPSFTHRFRKASVGEAS; encoded by the coding sequence ATGACCCCAGCCACCCTCGGCAAGATCTGGTTCGTCGGCGCCGGCCCCGGCGATCCCGACCTCATCACCGTCAAGGGCCGCCGCCTGCTGGAACAGGCCGGCGCCATTCTCTTCGCCGGTTCCCTGGTGGACCAGGCCGCCACCCTCTACGCCCCGGAAGGCTGCGACATCCGCGACTCCAAGGACATGACCCTGGAGGAAATGACCGCCTGGCTGCTCGACGCCGCCCGCCGCCATGAAACCGTGATCCGCCTGCAGACCGGCGACCCGGGCCTCTACGGCGCCCTGGTGGAAATGACCCGGCCCCTGGATGCGGCCGGCGTGAGCTGGGCCGTGGTCCCCGGCGTCTCCTCCGCTCTGGCCTCCGCCGCCGCCGCGGGCGAGACCCTGACCCTGCCGGAAGTGACACAAACGGTGATCCTCACCCGGGTGGCCGGCCGCACCCCCATGCCCCCGGGCGAGGAGCTGGAGGCCCTGGCGGCCCACCGCTCGACCCTGTGCATCTTCCTTTCCATCACCCTGCTGCACGAGGTGCAGCGCGCCCTGCTGGCCGCCGGCTGGCCCGAGGATGCGCCCATCCTGGTGGTGCAGAAGGCCTCCTGGCCCGGCCAGGAAAAGATCGTGCGCGGCACCATCGCCGACATCAAGAAGAAGTGCCAGGCGGAGAAGATCGCCGCCCAGACCATGATCATCGCCAGCCCGGCCCTCGGTGCCCGGGACTGGGAAGACATCGCCCGCTCCAAGCTCTACGACCCCAGCTTCACCCACCGCTTCCGCAAGGCCAGCGTGGGCGAGGCCTCCTGA
- a CDS encoding energy-coupling factor ABC transporter ATP-binding protein, translating to MNPLLLELDQVAFRYPDGSVGLDGCSLAIARGSRNALIGANGSGKTTLFQHCNALLRPAAGQLRYGGTSLDYSRTGLRSLRSKVGMVFQNPDRQLFSASVREDVSFGPLNLGLDDATVAARVEAALQAVGMEDLAHKPVQNLSFGQKKRVCIAGVLAMEPELLVLDEPMAGLDPFMQEELLTVLEKLHGRGMTILLATHDIHFAYRWADRIHLMAAGRCTASFDAPALATHEAELAAVGLRLPSVIGLEKLLRQRGLLDGDTPIHSCSALLAQLQQHDC from the coding sequence ATGAACCCTCTGCTGCTGGAACTGGACCAGGTGGCCTTCCGCTACCCGGACGGCAGCGTGGGCCTGGACGGCTGTTCCCTGGCCATCGCCCGGGGCAGCCGCAACGCCCTCATCGGCGCCAACGGCTCGGGCAAGACCACCCTCTTTCAGCACTGCAACGCCCTGCTGCGGCCCGCCGCCGGCCAGTTGCGCTATGGCGGCACGTCCCTCGATTACAGCCGGACCGGCCTGCGTAGCCTGCGCAGCAAGGTGGGCATGGTCTTCCAGAACCCGGACCGGCAGCTCTTCTCCGCCAGCGTGCGGGAGGACGTCTCCTTCGGTCCCCTCAACCTGGGTCTGGATGACGCCACCGTGGCCGCCCGGGTGGAAGCCGCCCTGCAGGCCGTGGGCATGGAGGACCTGGCCCACAAGCCGGTGCAGAACCTGAGTTTCGGCCAGAAGAAGCGGGTCTGCATCGCCGGCGTGCTGGCCATGGAGCCAGAACTTCTGGTGCTGGACGAACCCATGGCCGGCCTGGACCCCTTCATGCAGGAAGAGCTGCTGACCGTGCTGGAAAAGCTGCACGGCCGGGGCATGACCATCCTGCTGGCCACCCACGACATCCACTTCGCCTACCGCTGGGCCGACCGCATCCACCTCATGGCCGCCGGCCGCTGCACTGCCAGTTTCGACGCCCCGGCCCTGGCCACCCACGAAGCCGAACTGGCGGCGGTGGGCCTGCGCCTGCCTTCGGTGATCGGCCTGGAAAAGCTGCTGCGGCAGCGCGGCCTGCTCGACGGCGACACCCCCATCCACAGCTGCAGCGCCCTGCTGGCCCAGCTGCAACAGCACGATTGCTGA
- the cbiQ gene encoding cobalt ECF transporter T component CbiQ, with translation MLVEQSAYANRWRGVCPGAKGLFALGGLTAAFIAATRLEAGLLITTLLVGVTLIGARVPAGLYLRVAAPALFFLAISAFSLALSVDRGAVDGLGVHTTSIGLQQVSQVLSRSLGGLAALLFLVLTTPLTDLIALLRRLRTPEVLLDIMVLCYRSLFVFSGAVQDMRTAQAARLGYANSRLTLRSLGELIANLTLQIWERSQALHQAALARNNDGPLRFLATPHAHGRRDSLVAALAAAGLIALAWAGRGVTP, from the coding sequence ATGCTGGTTGAGCAGTCGGCCTACGCCAACCGCTGGCGCGGGGTCTGCCCCGGCGCCAAGGGCCTCTTCGCCCTGGGCGGGCTCACGGCTGCCTTCATCGCTGCGACTCGGCTGGAAGCAGGCTTGCTGATTACCACCCTGCTGGTGGGCGTCACCCTCATTGGCGCCCGGGTGCCGGCGGGCCTCTATCTGCGGGTGGCCGCCCCCGCCCTTTTCTTCCTCGCCATCAGCGCCTTCTCCCTGGCCCTTTCGGTGGATCGGGGCGCGGTGGATGGCCTCGGCGTGCACACCACCAGCATCGGCCTGCAACAGGTGAGTCAGGTGCTCAGCCGCTCCCTCGGCGGCCTCGCCGCCCTGCTCTTCCTGGTGCTCACCACCCCCCTCACCGACCTCATTGCCCTGCTGCGCCGCCTGCGCACCCCCGAGGTGCTGCTGGACATCATGGTGCTGTGCTACCGCAGCCTCTTCGTCTTCTCCGGTGCCGTGCAGGACATGCGCACGGCCCAGGCTGCCCGTCTTGGCTACGCCAACTCCCGTCTGACCCTGCGCTCCCTGGGGGAGCTCATCGCCAATCTCACCCTGCAGATCTGGGAACGCTCCCAGGCCCTGCACCAGGCCGCCCTGGCCCGCAACAACGACGGGCCGCTGCGCTTCCTCGCCACGCCCCACGCCCATGGCCGCCGCGACAGTCTGGTGGCCGCCCTGGCCGCCGCCGGCCTCATCGCCCTGGCCTGGGCCGGCCGCGGGGTGACGCCATGA